The genomic region CCTTCTtctcttcactctcctcttctACAGGAACAGTGTTGTGGTTCTTGTGAAGTCCTTCAGTGCAGAACAGACAAACACATGTCTGATCATCTCTACAGAACAGCTCCAGAGGTCTCTCGTGTTTCTGACATATATAGTCCTCCAGATTCCTCACAGGATTGATCAGTTTGTGTTTCTTTAAACCTGCCACTCTCAAATGAGGCTCCAGGTGAGTTTCACAGTAAGAGCTCTGACACACCAGACACGACTTCAGGGCTTTCAGCTTTCTTTCCTCACAGACGTCACACAGAACTTCAGGTTTTTTCAGAACTTCTGGTTTTTTCTCaggacttttctttttatagTGATCTACGAGCTCTCTGAGTGTGGTATTGATCTTGAGATCAGGTCTGATCTTGAATGTTTCTTTACAATATGGACAGTTGCAGGTCTGGCTGTTGTCCCAGCACTTATTCAGACAGGTCTTGCAGAAGTTGTGTCCACATGGAGTGCTGACTGGATCAGTGAACACGTCCAGACATATCGAGCACTGAAGCTCCTCCGTCAGTGGACCACTGGAGTATGACATCGCTGGACAGAGAAATTAAGAAGATAAATCACCAACACTACTAAAGTTTGGAGACACTTGAAAAACACTGAATtcaatactgtatttttttcacACACAGTATTTGGTCACTCAGGTTTAAATGAAATCTTGCCTCGAAAGTCAGATTTGGGGTTACTTCATAATCTCTCATGaccatttaataaatatttatattaaagtgttaaaatcTCATTGATAGTGAGAGAAACACAATCACTCCTCATACAGTGAATGACTCAAACTCACTGAATCTGAACTTTGACCTGCTGTTTAGATATACCAATGATAGTAGATATTaacaatgaataaatatatatctccacaaaataaacataaatattgtgTGACCAAGTGTAGTTTGTATGTAGttttaatgaatataaatgtgattttcaGCTGCAGTTCAGCAGGTTTGTGTTCAGTCTGTCTGCAGCTCATtttacttcctgtttctttagtCTTTatataatgtgacaaaatgaCAGAAACACCAAACTTTACTTCACAACCAATCAAATGACACTTTTAATACAATTCTGATATCATTTCAGTGCAGTAAACAACTAAAGTAGTTGAGTATTTGACATGCTTAAACCTGATTCAGTTCAACTCATTCCAGTTCAACATAAACTCTACTAAACCAGATCACTTCCATCAGAAACCTGTTCAGCTCAATCTCTCTTATATTTCTATCATTACCTGTGAGGATCAGATGTGTCCACAAGACTCTCTGAACGGCTCAATAAATATTCTGTTGTTTAAAGAGGTTGATCGTTTCAGGCGTCCATATTGTTGTTAATCAAGTTACTTTCACTTTCTCTGAATCTCTCTGAACTCCAGTGATGTCAGAGCTCCTCCtgtatttacacatttacatttgtcTCTGTATTCAGTGTGTTGAGTTCATGTGTGTCTGTTTGTATTGGGACTGATGTTTCTATCAGATTAATCTCAGTGTTTGTAATACAGCCTATACAAGTGGAGCAAAGAAGAAATACTGTATAAATTTCTAAATGTCTTTTGtgatccacagaagaaagtcactCGGGTTCAGAATGACATGAtgaggaaatgatgacagaatgctgcTCTTCCTTTAAAACATCTTCAGTCTTTTCAAACATAATTGAGGATGAATCCCTGTGTTTGTCAGAATGATTCCTCTGTTGATCTGTTGGGAGAAAATAGTTTGACGTACTTGAACTGTTAGTATGTAGAAGCTcaaacggtaacactttacaataacagtacatgaataaccatgaactaatacctgagttaatagttacttcaacacaAACTCAAGATTAGttatgaagagtgatccttaactacgacaggagtcagggattcatgcatgaaaacagcagccttaactatgcgttaatacatgtttgataattaatgcattaattcacatttagggtaaactaaatcaaacagtctctataagaaggaataatacatatttggactttgtaatacatttaaacaatttattattttcagaatttaaactactgacatcagcagcttcattataaacatcactgaaaggcacaggattagtttgccattattttcacttatcctccttatcaaacatataaaatactaaatacactatttatcttaaaaggtcttaatctgttttgtgatattctttcctgtcaaactaaactactgtgacttatATCAGTTTctgaggaatcggttcccaaaaaaataaccaaacaggaaacatgaactaaggtcagggagTGTTTGCTGGGACCAGATTCAGAagatcactctccatccagacgcaggccaTGATCgtactgtacctccattctctgactttttgaaaagtcacacaacatcacttaactgggctgaatacttatatagttgtgttagtacaagtgtatttgatagtaagttaatgataatcatgagctgaatttggtaagtagttaacagtgaattaattatgattgtgccccctcaagtaaagtcatgacatgatgcacatatcacacatcattaactaataacaataaatactatagagtgccatccttattcctttacacccaggtacaaaaaaactaaaataaaaagtatttgtattttatttttatttctataattaaacatatatggacttgaaagcaagccataaacatacctgtaaagacacacataaggcacatttacatgtaaaatagctaatgctaatcaaagcatatacatttaaacgacaaaaatacaaatacagttaataactgcacataacctcctgaaagtcccaataaaacatacatgtaaatatgtctttaattattaattctgcttaccaaagcagtcaacatttattagttcaaaatgccagcaacacaacaaacgcgccaagagaagagaacacctagcgtgcgccactaatgagtgtcccaccagaaacaaacccttcatactttagttccgggaataaactatgactatttagctatgactaaatataaatgaactgtaaaaatcagaaaacagtttagatcaaattaaatttattagtggtagttagtctattttccacatttgattagacagatctatgtaattaatggctaaataatcatgtgccattgcaattatttgtcacaaagctgcagatggcagattatgatattacagtgtaaattatgacagtattaaatcacgtttaattcaaattcagagtacttcttgtttactcttatggaggctgatttatttagtttacccctaaatgttaattaatgcaggaagtgactttttttttttagtcgcaggaaacaatcgctgtatgttgagctcagtcttagaaggttttagctagtcgttaaatgtgtgcctgGCTTTACACATAGAGACAGTTCTATTTAGAACCGTAACATCCTGAAGAACCCTTAATATGCTGAAATGGTTCTTTGTGTTCGAGTTTAGGGTTCTTTATTCCcgcctttttgtttttcagatcTGTAACTGTCAAAGCCACTTCATTACTGATTTTCTGGAGCTCAACCATCAAACTACACAGACTGTCAACACACTCTCAACAGCTAAATGATTTCTTTCCTAAAATGtctaaactttttttaagtttatcAGAACATTTAGGAATGAGCAGCTCTGTTCAGTTAAGGGTTCTTCTCTCCACTTCTCCATTAAGCAAGTAACAGAGATAATGACTTTATGATCCATattgttagatttttttaaattattactttATGCATAAACATACCcagtaacaaaaaacaaacaagcattaAAGCTATCCCATGACTTTTTatctcttttcctttttttacattgtaaaggGTTTATACATACTGTCAATTTTTGCTACTTTTGGCCTTCATAAACATACTTATTTTTACAGAAACAAATGGAGGAGACAGACTGTAACTCTAAACTCAACTGTGTATTTCAGATGCTGTCACATGATCTCATAACCTCATCATCTGCAGAGAGAAACTGACATCAATGACACCAAAAtgattcagaaatcattgtgaAGATATTTCACTGGAACTGGGTCTTTCTAATGTGTTTTACTTCCTTATGTATTTATTCATGCTCAGTGTCAATTgtcatttattaatgtattcaGCTAATAACTGTTGTTAGAGCGCTGTCACACATTTTTGCTACAATTatatcaattaaaaataaaagtaaataactgacaaaatatgttttttatgtaAACCCTATTAGAGGCTAAAAGACATAAGAACAGgctgataaaaaaataatatatacaaatttataaaattgactattaataattaaaagatattaatatactactactaataataaaaaaataaactattatTAAAGAGGTTATTTATAAAACCATTTAGGTCATATAAAGCACTTTCAAAGCAGGTTCTTTATAAAAATGGTTTTGTTATTGTTACAAGCCGAAGAACCTTAATTTGGTACTTTTTAGAATCATTTTAGATTTTTTGTAGCACTTCAAAGTTAATACTGGATCAACACTAGTTAGCGCATCATTTGTAATTAAAAAGAGTTTAATAACAATATCTGGTTATGGTTACACTTACAAAATAGATTTATGAGATGATAAAAACTTGTACCATTAATACCCAGCAATATTTAGAATGTTACCTGAGAGataggaagagagagagactttAGAAAAGAGAAGAGAGACAGAGCCAGAGCAAAGAAGCACCAGTGAAAAGAAGAGCCAGAGCAACAGTTACAATTTTCTTTTATCTCTTTtttgatcatgtgactgaaacacaaatgtgagacattcaaactgaccaatcagaagattaaatcttcccccactgtactaaaggtgtgacAGTTCATTGACCGCTGATGGACACACATCTGAACCTCTACAGGCCTTGATCACTATCAGAACCTCTTTGATTTTTGATATTCCAAATGATCTTTAtagcaagagagagagataggGATGAAACAGcaaagcaaatgtctttgtctattttaaaatatctttggatattttcaaCCTTACAACTTTCATCTCCTATTTCATATTGAGgtgtaaattaatttattgtgatTGACAGGTGTGATAATCAGTGGAGTTGAGTTTTTACCTCCATTATTGGGAAATGGGCTAAAAAATGGATAGAGTTTGTCAGTGAAAGACTGACCAGTGAAAGAGTAGATATGAGAGCTGGACTCCACATCATAAAAGGAGACCAGACCCTCCTCATAATCCACAAACACACCGACCCGCTGCGGCTTCACTCTCAGAGAGAGAATGACATCAGGATCAGCACAGGCCCAATATTCATTCTCCTTCCTCAGAGCCACAGTCCAGCATCCATCACTGGGAGTCAGTGTGATCTTTTCCTTCCTGTTAATGGATTCTCTGGCCACTCCTAAAGTCCAGTCAGTCTTTCCCTTCACCTGCACCTCAAAATAAAATCTCCCTGAGGAGAATCCCTCCTTTCCCAGGACAATTCCATATCTATCAAATCTCTCTGGTTTGTTTGGGAGTTTCTGTCTTTTATCTCCATGTCTCACTTGTTTTCCATCATCAGACAGGATGAGTTTAGGATGAGCTGTATCAGGATCCAGAGTCACATCCACTGAGAAAACAGAGAATATGAATCATCTTAATACAGATATTCTGTGATgatgattttaatatttaatcagTGTTTAATCATCCTGTAGGTCAGTAATGAAGCTGTGAGTGTATGAATGTAATCTAGTGTAGTTCAGACACACACTGTACCTTCATACTGCTGCATCCTCTTCAGATCTGTAGAGACACATGACAATAAAACATCATCAGACCTTTGACATGTTTATGTGTGGAATTATTGACAAgatttaagattttatttaaagaatTGAGAACAATATCATGTTTTATCTGATCAATGTTTGTGTCTCTGCTGATATTTAGAGAATCAAAATGAAACTCTTATTGCTTGAGTTTGAGCTCTTAATATTTCTCCTTTTTACAAACAGAAATAACTTTGCAATTGTTTGGTGAAATGTTTTATGTAAGTTATTTTTGTGTCCAATATTATTCATCTCAGTTTTGGAGTGGATTAGTGTTAtggttatttaaataaattaggcAATTAAAAATAGataattaaatttaaagtcCAGCACTGCAAAGCTGTTTGAGCAACAGGTCTGAAATTCTCCTCTAAAGAAGAAAGAATGTGCATCTTAAACCCTTGATGTCTATCAGTTTGATTTTCTTCTGCCAAACTAATTTTTATCTAAAACATTCACAAAACTTAGATGAGACAGCTGAAAAGACCAACAGAAAATTGcagaaaattaacatttctttCTGTAGTTTCTCATCTAAATGTGTTTGCAGATTAAGTCTCATGGTTGTAGTTTCAGGAATGAAGCTTCTAGTACAATAATTTATTCTATATTATAGAAGATGAATTTACTGCATGTTTTCTGAGATTAGAGCTGAAAATGAGCTGCTCTCTTCAAGAAGAACTGTGAGCTGATGATaatgacacacaaacacatgatcACATACTTTCACTATTTCAGCTTGACCGACTCATTCTTCATCACTATCAGTGTTGggaaacacattacaagtaacacgagttacgtaatcaagtatacattttttttcagctgcACAACTGAAAGGTTAGTTTGAGctgtgccctctactgtacaggtgttaatttacatttccttcagcctgagccTTATTTCACTTTTGTTCACTTTTTGCCCAAAATAGAACTTTACTTTCCATACAAATTAACTAAGTATGGCAATTAGTTGTTTTTTTAGGGTCTAACACAATATTGTAGGGACTATTTTTAGGGCACATTGCTTTCAAAAGTAATTTTCTCCAAGACTGCTGATATGTATTTGATATTGTTGTACCAGTTTGTGTGAGTTTCTCCTGTAGAGTGTCCTGCAGTTGAGTCAGAGCTCTCCTCAGAGTCTCCAGACTCTCATCAGTCTTCACACTGATCTCAGACCAGTTCCTGGTGTTTCTAGAGCTGCACAGGGATGAGTAAATCTACAGCAGGAGAGAGGAGAAATCCTTCATCATGGGGAGTGTTATGGTGTCATATACTGCATTATCATTGATCAGAGAGATGTTGACAGACCTGTAGGAGGTGGAGGTGATCTTCAGTGTGTGAGAGCTGCTCCAGCTCAGTGTTTCTCATCTTTAGCTCAGTGATCTCCTGCTCCAGCTCTTCAATGAGCTCTTCCTCCTGTTTCTCTGCTGCTTTCTGCTGCTCCTCCATCATCTCCAGCAGTTCAGTCTGACATCTCTCAATGGAGCGGATGAGATCAGTGAAGAGCTCGACACGGGCTGCTTTCTCCTTCTCTGAGTTTCTCTGCTCAACCAGGACAATCAACACGTTATTAGTGGTGTTTGAGAAGACAAGAATCAGTGTTACTATTGATCATACTTCAGTGTTTTTCAGAATCCCTCAACTGAAGTATTAAACTTCATCATTCTTCATTACTTCATAAACTTCATTAAACTTCAAAATTCACAATTCTTCTCTgatcttttctcttttgtaatgtctctcagtcatctctctttctacagtctttcagTCTTTTATAGTACCATCCCCCATAATGGTACTATATAGAGGAATTATGAGAGAATTACGAGATTATGCTGGAAGAATTGTTGCTGGGACGGCACATTGACTGCTGCTTATATACATTCATAATGATGATCGACAGGACTGGCTCCTGAATCAATGTTTAGAACTTcatataattacattattttaaactcACTTTTCTGACTTCTGCTGAGTGTTTGACGTCTTGAATCTTCTTGATTCTGTCCTGGATCATCTGCTGCACGTCTTTCTGTGTCTTCATCAGTTGAGTCTATAGACACAGAACAACACAATATATTTTCATAACTGATTCATTTATATCACAGGTGTCAAACTCAGTTTCTGGAGGGtcacagtcctgcagagtttagttccagCCCTAATTAAATGCACCAGATTCAGCTAATCAAGTCCTTCAGGCTTATTTGAAAGCTACAGGTGTTTGTTGGAGCAGGAactgagtttgacacccctgattTATATTAGCATGTGATTCCTCATGATAAGAGCCCTTTAATGTCAGTTTTGTCAGTAACTTCTACCTTCTtctcttcactctcctcttctACAGGAACAGTGTTGTGGTTCTT from Chanodichthys erythropterus isolate Z2021 chromosome 15, ASM2448905v1, whole genome shotgun sequence harbors:
- the LOC137037143 gene encoding E3 ubiquitin-protein ligase TRIM39-like, with protein sequence MAESSPTSTKARKTRRWSNENVPPAMSSSSGPLTEELQCSICLDVFTDPVSTPCGHNFCKTCLNKCWDNSRTCNCPYCKETFKIRPDLKINTTLREVVDHYKKKSPEKKPEILKKPEVLCDVCEERKLKALKSCLVCQSSYCKTHLEPHLRVAGLKKHKLINPVRNLEDYICQKHERPLELFCRDDQTCVCLFCTEGLHKNHNTVPVEEESEEKKTQLMKTQKDVQQMIQDRIKKIQDVKHSAEVRKRNSEKEKAARVELFTDLIRSIERCQTELLEMMEEQQKAAEKQEEELIEELEQEITELKMRNTELEQLSHTEDHLHLLQIYSSLCSSRNTRNWSEISVKTDESLETLRRALTQLQDTLQEKLTQTDLKRMQQYEVDVTLDPDTAHPKLILSDDGKQVRHGDKRQKLPNKPERFDRYGIVLGKEGFSSGRFYFEVQVKGKTDWTLGVARESINRKEKITLTPSDGCWTVALRKENEYWACADPDVILSLRVKPQRVGVFVDYEEGLVSFYDVESSSHIYSFTGQSFTDKLYPFFSPFPNNGGKNSTPLIITPVNHNKLIYTSI